A genomic stretch from Clavelina lepadiformis chromosome 5, kaClaLepa1.1, whole genome shotgun sequence includes:
- the LOC143459892 gene encoding uncharacterized protein LOC143459892: MFSNKTECKNTGKYNFRISSHFRDSQDHSKSFSCGNQKRQGQQSLQEKFKAGKSINLPPVDTTSQSSKSCMAVDLLQLAKTFSKRNEMKNGIRRPSKCSGVSEDILGQRSERDGAQNKNRFWNSICSAPDVSFKQKRNGVQSAARDQSSASHHLQLEDGSNAFASSWPMAPTHTSNKQSSFLPKIAAFPCNKGQRRRTNKETEEQKIFTKPAVPKDNADTIRGDFAKFNQSRSFRMRQMPIHTPKQEPLKTNCLQPKEGNHQEIDTANNQPNRNQENQNITKDKQPSLEVAKHKLVDRLMPKTTESTDSELTNVTEESLSDDFHGANQPDYEDDYMDELDRKCIKWLEDVARERLQNPDKVFLPHLLMS, translated from the exons ATGTTTTCGAATAAAACTGAGTGCAAAAACACTGGTAAATATAATTTCCGCATTTCATCACATTTCCGTGATTCACAAGAtcattcaaaaagtttttcttgcgGAAACCAGAAAAGGCAAGGGCAACAATCattgcaagaaaaatttaaagccGGAAAAAGCATTAATTTGCCTCCAGTCGATACTACTTCTCAGTCCAGTAAGAGCTGTATGGCAGTTGATTTGCTGCAATTggcaaaaacgttttcaaaaagAAACGAAATGAAAAATGGAATTCGTCGCCCAAGCAAATGTTCAGGTGTTTCAG aagATATTCTTGGTCAGCGCAGTGAACGAGATGGTGcccaaaataaaaacagattttGGAACAGTATTTGCAGCGCCCCGGACGtttctttcaaacaaaaaagaaatggcGTACAGAGCGCTGCTCGCGACCAGTCATCTGCTAGTCACCACCTTCAGTTGGAAGATGGTtctaatgcttttgcaagctCTTGGCCAATGGCTCCTACCCACACGTCTAATAAGCAATCAAgctttttgccaaaaattgcGGCTTTCCCATGCAATAAAGGCCAGAGGAGGCGCACAAACAAAGAAACTGAAGAACAAAAGATTTTCACAAAACCTGCAGTGCCAAAAGATAATGCTGATACCATTCGTGGAGATTTCGCAAAGTTCAACCAATCACGCTCTTTCCGAATGCGCCAAATGCCTATTCATACTCCCAAACAAGAACCATTG AAAACAAATTGTCTTCAGCCAAAGGAAGGAAATCACCAGGAAATAGATACCGCAAACAACCAACCAAATCGCAACcaagaaaatcaaaatataaccAAAGATAAGCAACCCAGTCTAGAAGTTGCCAAACATAAGCTGGTCGATCGGTTGATGCCCAAAACTACCGAGTCAACGGATTCCGAATTGACAAACGTAACTGAAGAAAGTTTGTCAGATGACTTCCATGGAGCAAATCAGCCAGATTACGAAGACGACTACATGGATGAACTGGACAGGAAATGCATTAAATGGCTGGAGGACGTTGCCCGAGAACGCTTACAGAATCCCGACAAAGTTTTTCTTCCACATCTTCTTATGTCATGA